From Oculatellaceae cyanobacterium:
ATTCCGCAATAACAGTTTTCCTGAAGAAGTCAGGATACTCTCTGGATGAAATTGGACTCCTTCAACGTGCGGATAGTTCCGGTGTCTTACACCCATAATTGTGCCATCGTCAACCCAAGCAGTGATTTCCAGAATATCTGGACAAGTTTGCCGTTCAATTACCAAACTATGATAGCGGGTAGCAGTAAAGGGATTTTCTAAGTTACGGAAAACACCAACATTTGTGTGATAAATTTCTGAAGTTTTACCGTGCATTAAAATTGGAGCAGAAACCACTTTTCCGCCAAATACCTGACCAATACTTTGATGCCCCAGACAAACACCTAAAATCGGTACTGTTGCTCCTAATTGTTGAATTATCTCTAGGGAAACACCAGCATCTTCTGGACGACCTGGCCCAGGAGAAATTACAATTCCATCTGGTTGCAGCTTCCGAATTTGCTCCAAGGATATTTGATCATTACGGTAAACCTGAATTTCACTAGCAACAGGCAACTGATTACCCAATTCTCCTAAATACTGTACCAAATTGTAGGTGAAGCTGTCATAGTTATCAATAACAAGAATCAATTATTCTAACTCCTTTGGCAATCTGCCAAAAAACTAACGGCTAATTGCTTTTCTATTGTTAAATTTATCTAGCACTTGTTTCATACAAGTTTAAGTTTAAGAGAATTGTTGAGCTAAAATTAGCCTTTTTAATCTTTTTATATTAAAATGCCGATTTGATCGCAGTTAACAGTGGTGGTAGCAGCAGTGAACCTGCTACTAGCAAAGCTGCTAATGCTGAAATTAGCACCGCACCTGCGGCACAGTCCTTAGCAATTTTGGCAAGTTCATGGTATGACTGCTTAACTGTTA
This genomic window contains:
- a CDS encoding aminodeoxychorismate/anthranilate synthase component II, whose amino-acid sequence is MILVIDNYDSFTYNLVQYLGELGNQLPVASEIQVYRNDQISLEQIRKLQPDGIVISPGPGRPEDAGVSLEIIQQLGATVPILGVCLGHQSIGQVFGGKVVSAPILMHGKTSEIYHTNVGVFRNLENPFTATRYHSLVIERQTCPDILEITAWVDDGTIMGVRHRNYPHVEGVQFHPESILTSSGKLLLRNFLESLPVPAISS